One window from the genome of Marinobacter sp. LV10R510-11A encodes:
- a CDS encoding serine/threonine protein kinase gives MMNVSAHPYDALTPDVILDAMEDAGFAVSGRLFALNSYENRVYQIGLDEGPPVIAKFYRPGRWTEEQVREEHEFTRELLEADIPVVAPLVMPSGDTLGKHGDFLFAAFDQRGGHAPDASITDTLYRLGQRLGQIHNIGALKPFQHRSTLSLMDGIEASNALLLEGNWIPKDLRPAWDSLIPDLLTHCRARIEDTGQVETLRLHGDCHAGNIICRDEQMLFVDLDDCRTGPAMQDMWLLLNGEDSERGAQLGELIEGYETFRDFNRRERHLIEPLRCYRQISHCAWLAKRWDDPAFPRFFPWFAQPRFWSDQVLSLREQLGALQAPSITLPGQY, from the coding sequence ATGATGAACGTTTCTGCCCATCCATACGATGCCCTGACTCCGGACGTGATTCTAGATGCCATGGAAGACGCCGGTTTCGCAGTCAGTGGGCGCCTGTTTGCCCTAAACAGCTATGAAAACCGCGTGTACCAAATAGGGCTGGACGAAGGCCCTCCGGTGATCGCCAAGTTCTACCGCCCCGGGCGTTGGACTGAAGAGCAGGTTCGCGAGGAACATGAGTTTACCCGGGAGCTTCTGGAAGCAGATATTCCGGTGGTAGCCCCTCTGGTAATGCCATCTGGTGACACCCTCGGAAAACACGGTGATTTTTTGTTTGCCGCATTCGACCAGCGTGGCGGTCATGCACCGGATGCAAGCATTACCGACACTCTATACAGGCTCGGGCAGAGGCTCGGCCAGATTCATAACATTGGCGCCCTGAAGCCATTTCAACACCGCTCAACCCTATCGCTTATGGATGGCATTGAAGCCAGCAACGCTCTGTTACTGGAAGGCAACTGGATACCTAAAGATCTTCGGCCCGCCTGGGACAGCCTGATACCCGATTTGCTAACCCACTGCCGTGCCCGCATTGAAGACACCGGCCAAGTGGAGACACTGCGACTGCACGGAGACTGCCATGCCGGTAACATTATATGCCGGGACGAGCAGATGCTTTTTGTAGATCTGGACGACTGCCGTACCGGCCCTGCAATGCAGGATATGTGGCTGCTGCTAAACGGCGAAGATAGCGAACGCGGCGCTCAGCTAGGGGAGTTAATCGAAGGCTACGAAACCTTCCGAGATTTTAACCGCCGCGAAAGACACCTGATCGAGCCATTGCGCTGTTACCGGCAAATCAGCCATTGCGCTTGGCTTGCAAAACGCTGGGATGACCCTGCTTTTCCACGCTTTTTCCCTTGGTTTGCGCAGCCTAGGTTCTGGTCCGATCAGGTGTTATCACTGAGAGAACAACTGGGGGCTCTGCAAGCTCCGTCTATCACACTTCCCGGTCAATATTGA
- a CDS encoding adenylosuccinate synthase gives MGKNVVVLGTQWGDEGKGKIVDLLTEKVAAVVRFQGGHNAGHTLVIDGKKTALHLIPSGILRQNVQCLIGNGVVLSPEALLKEVRGLEASGVAVRDRLRISLACPLILRTHVRIDQARERAKGLDKIGTTGRGIGPAYEDKVSRRGVRLGDLHNPESFETKLREIMSYHNFVLTEYFKEEAEDIDVALEELKQMGEEILPMAADVTDLLHEYRKNGDDIMFEGAQGSLLDIDLGTYPFVTSSNTTAGGTATGSGFGPLYLDYVLGITKAYTTRVGAGPFPTELFDEMGEHLAIKGNEVGTTTGRSRRCGWFDAVALRHAIQINSVSGICLTKLDVLDGLETVNVCVGYKTPNGEITRPPIGCDSYKDIEPIYVELPGWSESTFGLTKLDQLPENAKAYIHFLEKQIEAPIDIISTGPDRVETIILRDPFDS, from the coding sequence ATGGGTAAAAACGTTGTTGTGCTGGGCACCCAATGGGGTGACGAAGGCAAGGGTAAGATTGTCGATTTGCTGACAGAAAAAGTCGCGGCGGTGGTTCGTTTTCAGGGTGGCCACAACGCGGGCCATACTCTGGTCATCGATGGCAAGAAAACGGCTTTGCATTTGATTCCCTCCGGTATTCTCCGGCAGAACGTTCAATGCCTGATTGGTAACGGCGTTGTTCTGTCGCCGGAAGCCTTGCTGAAAGAAGTGCGGGGGCTGGAAGCTTCTGGTGTGGCGGTCCGAGATAGGCTTCGTATCAGCCTGGCGTGCCCGCTCATCCTGCGCACACACGTGCGCATTGATCAGGCCCGCGAGCGCGCCAAAGGTCTTGACAAGATTGGTACAACCGGCCGGGGTATAGGCCCTGCGTATGAAGACAAAGTGTCCCGTCGTGGCGTTCGTCTTGGTGACCTGCACAACCCCGAAAGCTTCGAGACGAAGCTGCGGGAAATCATGTCCTACCACAACTTCGTGCTGACTGAGTACTTTAAGGAAGAAGCTGAAGATATAGATGTGGCACTGGAAGAACTGAAGCAGATGGGCGAAGAAATTCTGCCGATGGCCGCCGACGTAACCGACTTGCTCCATGAGTACCGCAAGAACGGCGACGATATTATGTTCGAGGGCGCCCAAGGGTCCTTGCTGGACATAGATCTGGGAACCTACCCGTTTGTAACCTCATCCAATACCACGGCTGGTGGTACTGCTACAGGTTCCGGTTTTGGCCCCCTGTATCTGGATTATGTGTTGGGTATCACCAAAGCCTACACGACCCGTGTTGGCGCGGGTCCGTTCCCCACAGAGCTTTTTGATGAAATGGGTGAGCACCTCGCCATTAAAGGCAACGAGGTTGGCACTACTACAGGTCGCTCTCGGCGCTGCGGTTGGTTCGATGCAGTAGCACTGCGCCATGCTATCCAGATTAACAGTGTGTCTGGTATTTGCCTGACTAAGCTCGACGTTCTTGATGGGCTGGAAACCGTAAATGTGTGCGTGGGTTACAAAACGCCTAATGGCGAAATTACCCGCCCGCCCATTGGCTGCGACAGTTACAAGGATATCGAACCTATATACGTAGAGCTGCCGGGCTGGAGTGAGAGCACCTTCGGGCTGACTAAGTTGGACCAGCTGCCGGAAAATGCTAAAGCGTACATCCATTTTTTGGAAAAGCAGATTGAAGCACCGATCGATATTATTTCCACCGGTCCAGACCGGGTTGAGACCATTATCCTGCGCGACCCGTTTGATAGTTAA
- a CDS encoding kinase encodes MSQNEARYTIRSLFLTALVAIVGTVLVLEVSGSIKHSNNKDHVPVGDFQAIHITPGETFRMSPKASELHAVCENGYMAIAADVDPSFRGILVDYKNRGVRCYRPSPTAPRAVPQPEEPAQPAEPEEKSGDE; translated from the coding sequence ATGAGCCAGAACGAGGCCCGTTACACCATTCGCAGCCTGTTTTTGACCGCTTTGGTCGCCATCGTCGGTACCGTATTGGTGCTTGAAGTTAGCGGAAGCATCAAGCATTCGAACAACAAGGATCATGTACCGGTAGGGGATTTCCAGGCGATTCATATTACGCCGGGCGAAACCTTCCGCATGTCCCCAAAGGCCTCGGAGTTACACGCTGTCTGCGAAAATGGCTATATGGCCATCGCCGCCGATGTAGACCCCTCCTTTCGGGGCATACTTGTAGATTACAAAAACCGGGGTGTGCGTTGTTATCGGCCCTCACCCACTGCCCCGCGCGCCGTGCCTCAGCCTGAAGAGCCGGCACAGCCAGCAGAGCCAGAAGAGAAATCTGGGGATGAGTGA
- a CDS encoding ComF family protein: MIKGLSWLSTIKSLKVNSEETKGLCVGCLSPNAVNGLCSLCQTDLPVNRWHCRCCALPLSHTGDNHLCGDCLKSPPAFDRSLIPWRYQYPIDSMISRYKYSGQRKFARPLIAGFSDHLESAFENRSDDKPQLIIPSPMLPSRRRARGFNQARDIAERLGETLDIPVGAGVVRRVRKVHAQRGLSREARLANLRGVFEVCAGVPERVAIVDDVVTTGATVRVIAAALRDAGAQHIQVWALARTPG; encoded by the coding sequence ATGATAAAGGGACTGAGCTGGCTGTCAACCATAAAGTCACTTAAGGTTAACAGCGAAGAAACCAAAGGCCTGTGTGTCGGCTGCCTTTCGCCCAATGCCGTCAACGGCTTATGCAGCCTTTGCCAGACTGATCTCCCGGTTAACCGGTGGCACTGCCGCTGCTGTGCCCTGCCTCTGTCGCATACCGGTGATAACCACCTTTGCGGTGACTGCCTGAAATCGCCACCGGCTTTCGACCGTTCTCTCATACCCTGGCGTTACCAGTATCCGATCGACAGCATGATCAGCCGTTACAAATACAGCGGGCAACGTAAATTTGCCCGGCCACTGATTGCCGGCTTCTCAGACCACCTCGAGTCGGCCTTCGAGAATCGTAGTGATGATAAGCCGCAGCTAATAATACCCTCGCCCATGCTTCCCTCACGCCGCCGCGCACGGGGTTTCAATCAGGCCCGAGACATTGCCGAGCGCCTGGGCGAGACGCTGGATATTCCCGTGGGTGCGGGCGTCGTTCGCCGGGTTCGGAAGGTTCACGCTCAGCGAGGACTGAGCAGAGAGGCTAGGCTGGCAAATCTTCGAGGCGTGTTTGAAGTGTGTGCTGGGGTGCCAGAACGAGTCGCCATCGTAGATGATGTCGTTACAACTGGCGCAACAGTGCGGGTGATTGCTGCGGCATTGCGGGACGCAGGCGCACAACACATTCAGGTCTGGGCGCTGGCCCGCACACCGGGGTGA
- the cmoA gene encoding carboxy-S-adenosyl-L-methionine synthase CmoA → MSEVDRSVGPVTDRLFATQRQLEDFRFDAAVARVFPDMIRRSVPGYTTIIPMIEVITEQYAQPGSNCYDLGCSLGASTLAMRHGIAFDTCSLVGVDNSEAMVERCEHYIALDDHPLPVSLRCEDIQETELTNASVITLNFTLQFVPPEQRSSLLRKIATATLPGGALILSEKIRFDSEDEQAIQTRLHHEFKRANGYSDLEISQKRSAIEQVLIPETLDAHKQRLKDAGFDRVLVWYQCFNFVSMLAIKAD, encoded by the coding sequence ATGAGTGAGGTCGACCGTTCTGTAGGGCCGGTGACAGACCGGCTGTTCGCCACGCAACGGCAGCTAGAAGATTTTCGCTTTGATGCGGCCGTCGCCCGGGTATTCCCAGATATGATCCGGCGCTCCGTGCCTGGCTACACCACCATCATCCCGATGATTGAGGTGATTACTGAACAGTATGCTCAGCCGGGCTCCAACTGCTATGACTTGGGCTGCTCCCTAGGCGCTTCTACCTTGGCCATGCGCCATGGCATTGCCTTCGACACCTGTTCGCTCGTGGGCGTTGATAATTCTGAGGCAATGGTAGAGCGCTGCGAGCATTACATCGCACTGGACGATCACCCATTGCCGGTTAGCCTGCGCTGTGAGGACATACAGGAAACAGAGTTAACGAATGCCTCAGTTATAACTCTGAATTTCACTCTGCAGTTTGTTCCGCCGGAGCAACGCAGCAGCCTGTTACGCAAAATTGCCACGGCGACTCTGCCTGGTGGTGCGCTGATTCTTTCGGAAAAAATCCGCTTCGATTCTGAAGATGAACAGGCCATCCAGACGCGCCTGCATCACGAATTCAAACGGGCAAACGGCTACTCCGACCTGGAAATAAGCCAGAAGCGGAGCGCCATCGAACAGGTGCTGATCCCAGAAACTCTGGACGCTCACAAACAGCGCCTGAAAGACGCAGGATTTGACCGTGTGCTGGTTTGGTATCAGTGCTTCAACTTCGTATCCATGCTGGCCATCAAGGCTGACTGA
- the hflC gene encoding protease modulator HflC, with amino-acid sequence MGPKGVVGLAGALIVVLLVMSSVFIIPETHRGVMLRFGELVETDIQAGIHFKVPVIDQVRQFDFRIRTMDLPSRQYLTVEKKPLDVDSYVVWKISDVDQFYRATGGDELRAQSLLLSRVDNGLRNEFGIRTMHEVVSGQRDQLMHDLRDQVNVTSVKEFGIEVRDIRVKAIEFPGQVSENVFRRMAAERQKLAQKFRSRGRELAEGIRAAADRQKTVILAEAFAYAETTRGEGDGEAARIYADAYGSDAEFYSFYRSLQAYRNTFSGKDDMMVIDANSQFMKFLKDSKGGS; translated from the coding sequence ATGGGACCTAAAGGTGTAGTGGGCCTTGCAGGCGCTCTGATCGTCGTCCTGCTGGTAATGTCGAGCGTTTTTATCATTCCGGAAACCCATCGCGGGGTCATGCTCAGGTTTGGTGAGTTGGTTGAAACCGATATCCAAGCAGGCATTCACTTCAAAGTGCCGGTGATCGATCAGGTTCGGCAGTTCGATTTCCGCATACGGACCATGGATTTGCCTTCGCGGCAGTATCTGACAGTTGAAAAGAAGCCGTTGGATGTGGACTCCTATGTTGTCTGGAAGATCAGTGATGTAGATCAGTTCTATCGCGCGACTGGCGGGGATGAACTTCGTGCCCAGTCACTCTTGCTGTCCCGGGTGGACAACGGTCTGCGTAACGAGTTCGGTATTCGCACCATGCACGAAGTGGTCTCAGGTCAGCGTGACCAGCTTATGCACGATCTGCGGGACCAGGTTAATGTAACCTCTGTGAAAGAGTTCGGTATCGAAGTCAGGGATATCCGGGTTAAGGCGATAGAGTTTCCGGGTCAGGTGAGCGAAAACGTTTTCCGTCGGATGGCGGCTGAACGTCAGAAGCTCGCCCAGAAATTTCGTTCCCGGGGTCGGGAGCTGGCTGAAGGTATTCGCGCCGCTGCAGATCGTCAGAAAACCGTTATCCTGGCGGAGGCATTTGCCTACGCAGAAACAACCCGGGGTGAAGGCGATGGTGAAGCTGCCAGAATCTACGCAGATGCCTACGGCTCCGACGCGGAGTTCTACAGCTTTTATCGTAGCCTCCAGGCATACCGGAATACGTTCTCTGGCAAAGACGACATGATGGTTATTGACGCCAACAGTCAATTTATGAAATTCCTGAAGGACTCGAAGGGCGGAAGCTAA
- a CDS encoding ATP phosphoribosyltransferase regulatory subunit produces the protein MTVSDRWLLPDGVEDILPPLAGQIESLRRDVMDACQRWGYQLVIPPLIEYLESLFTGTGHDLELQTFKLTDQLTGRMMGVRADMTPQAARIDAHTLGQEGITRLCYAGHVLHTRPKHMLTGRTPIQAGCELFGSGSEAADLEIISLMLASLRVAGLPNVHLDLAHVSIYESLIGEAGFDRDTNAAIFDAMGRKSVPELDKLLGGCSAGSAGARLRELARVSGGPEALVEARRVLSGASDNLSAALDQLGQVAEMLERDFPEVSFGFDFCELRGYNYHTGLVFAAYAPGHGDSVAKGGRYDAIGSDFGRARPATGFSMDIRALVTLGERPASLIRAVWAPADNDTALEQAISDLRLTDTVVRALPEDSGVDPAARGCDRQLVKQGNHWVVQELG, from the coding sequence ATGACAGTATCTGATCGCTGGTTGCTGCCGGACGGAGTGGAGGATATCTTACCGCCACTGGCCGGACAGATAGAGTCCCTGCGCCGGGATGTAATGGATGCCTGCCAACGCTGGGGTTACCAGCTGGTAATTCCACCGCTTATCGAATACCTCGAATCCCTTTTTACCGGAACCGGGCACGATCTGGAGCTGCAGACGTTTAAGCTGACGGATCAGCTGACGGGACGCATGATGGGTGTTCGCGCAGATATGACTCCCCAGGCAGCGCGCATTGACGCTCACACCTTGGGCCAAGAAGGGATTACGCGCCTGTGTTATGCCGGGCATGTACTTCATACCCGGCCCAAACACATGCTAACGGGGCGCACGCCCATTCAGGCAGGTTGTGAATTGTTTGGCAGTGGCTCGGAAGCCGCGGACTTAGAAATTATCAGTCTAATGCTCGCTTCCCTACGAGTCGCTGGCCTGCCCAACGTTCACCTGGACCTGGCACATGTTTCCATTTACGAAAGCCTAATTGGTGAGGCCGGGTTTGACCGGGACACAAATGCCGCGATCTTTGACGCCATGGGGCGCAAATCTGTGCCAGAGCTGGATAAGCTTTTAGGTGGCTGTTCGGCTGGTTCAGCGGGCGCTCGTCTTCGTGAGCTTGCCCGTGTTAGCGGTGGCCCGGAGGCGCTGGTAGAGGCGCGTAGAGTTTTAAGCGGCGCCTCCGATAACCTGAGTGCGGCGCTCGACCAACTGGGCCAGGTTGCAGAGATGCTAGAAAGAGACTTCCCCGAGGTTAGTTTCGGTTTCGATTTCTGCGAGTTGCGCGGTTACAACTATCACACGGGCTTGGTGTTTGCTGCTTATGCGCCGGGCCACGGCGACTCGGTTGCCAAGGGTGGCCGTTACGATGCTATTGGAAGTGATTTTGGCCGGGCACGCCCTGCAACGGGTTTCAGTATGGATATAAGGGCCCTGGTGACTCTGGGCGAGCGCCCTGCAAGTCTCATTAGGGCTGTGTGGGCGCCTGCAGATAATGATACGGCGCTTGAACAGGCTATCTCGGATCTGAGGCTGACAGACACGGTCGTTCGAGCATTGCCGGAGGACAGCGGAGTGGACCCCGCAGCCCGGGGGTGTGATCGACAGCTGGTAAAGCAAGGTAATCATTGGGTTGTTCAGGAGCTGGGTTAA
- the cmoB gene encoding tRNA 5-methoxyuridine(34)/uridine 5-oxyacetic acid(34) synthase CmoB: MANFDWRTCFGQLLTELENTGQSNWAEMIRAQLTHRFDDNPHGDLGRWQAALDSLPDISGATGELNTSAITLGSPHALSADQQQTLEGGLRGLMPWRKGPFDFFGTHIDTEWRSDWKWDRVSPYLSDLSGRRILDVGCGSGYHCWRMRGEGAERVIGIDPGLLFMFQFLGVKHYMGDVPVDLLPIRMEDLPEGLETFDTTFSMGVLYHRRSPLDHLLELKGTLRRGGELVLETLVVEGPEGYSLMPEDRYGQMRNVWFLPSCDTLLRWLDRTGFRNARVVDVSETTTDEQRSTDWMRFNSLQDFLDPEDPTKTIEGYPSPLRATIIAEKP; encoded by the coding sequence ATGGCAAATTTCGACTGGCGAACCTGTTTCGGGCAACTGCTAACCGAGCTGGAAAACACGGGCCAGAGCAACTGGGCCGAGATGATTAGAGCTCAGCTTACCCATCGTTTTGACGACAACCCCCACGGCGACCTAGGTCGCTGGCAAGCGGCACTGGACAGCCTCCCGGATATATCTGGCGCGACAGGCGAGCTAAATACCTCTGCCATCACTCTCGGCTCACCCCACGCACTGAGCGCTGACCAGCAGCAGACACTTGAAGGCGGGCTGCGGGGCCTTATGCCTTGGCGCAAAGGCCCCTTCGACTTTTTCGGTACTCACATTGATACCGAATGGCGCTCCGACTGGAAATGGGATCGGGTGTCGCCTTACCTATCAGACCTTTCGGGTAGGCGCATTCTGGACGTAGGTTGTGGCTCCGGGTACCACTGCTGGCGCATGCGGGGCGAAGGCGCCGAGCGAGTCATCGGGATTGATCCCGGGCTACTGTTTATGTTCCAGTTTCTCGGCGTAAAACACTATATGGGTGACGTACCGGTGGACTTGCTACCGATACGCATGGAGGACTTGCCTGAAGGGCTTGAAACCTTTGACACCACTTTCTCTATGGGTGTTCTGTACCACCGGCGATCGCCTCTCGACCATCTATTGGAACTCAAAGGCACACTGCGTCGTGGAGGAGAACTGGTGCTGGAAACTCTCGTTGTAGAAGGACCCGAAGGTTACAGCCTGATGCCGGAAGACCGCTACGGGCAGATGCGCAACGTGTGGTTTTTGCCCAGTTGCGACACATTGCTGCGCTGGCTTGACCGCACCGGTTTCCGCAACGCCCGGGTTGTGGATGTATCTGAGACCACCACCGATGAACAGCGCAGCACCGACTGGATGCGCTTCAATTCCCTTCAGGATTTTCTGGATCCCGAAGACCCGACGAAAACCATAGAGGGATATCCTAGCCCGCTGCGGGCAACGATTATTGCAGAGAAACCCTGA
- the hflK gene encoding FtsH protease activity modulator HflK gives MAWNEPGGSRNDKDPWGNGGGRRGNDQGPPDLDEALKKGLDKLSKMLGGKGKKSNGNGSSSGSGGGFPGGFGAILALAGILVVGYVVFQSFYTVNEQERAVLLRFGEFYNTESPGLRFKVPLIDDVTLVGVTNVRTAKSSGQMLTQDENLVTVDLQVQYRVGDARDYVLNVRDSNQALTFATDSALRHEVGSSTLDEVLTEGRVELAVRVEQRLQGFLKEYGTGLQIVRVNLESTQPPAAVQDAFREVQRAREDEQRVKEEAETYRNKVVPEARGQAQRAIEEANAYKQAVVERSRGETARFLELLAVYQMAPGVTRERMYLETLETVLSNSSKILVDTESSGNMMYLPLDRLTQGSSSRGGNQSSGSDGSQMDIENLTNQLVQELRTRQDTNTRRSR, from the coding sequence ATGGCCTGGAATGAACCGGGTGGAAGCCGTAACGACAAAGACCCCTGGGGAAATGGCGGTGGTCGTCGCGGTAATGATCAGGGTCCACCAGACCTTGATGAAGCACTAAAAAAAGGCCTCGACAAGCTCAGCAAAATGTTGGGTGGTAAAGGTAAGAAATCTAATGGTAATGGCAGTAGCTCTGGCTCCGGTGGCGGTTTTCCCGGCGGTTTTGGGGCCATTCTGGCGCTGGCCGGCATCCTTGTGGTGGGCTACGTGGTCTTCCAGTCGTTCTACACGGTAAACGAGCAAGAGCGCGCGGTGCTGCTGAGGTTTGGTGAGTTTTACAATACTGAAAGCCCCGGCTTGAGATTCAAGGTGCCCCTTATTGATGACGTCACTTTGGTAGGCGTCACCAACGTACGAACTGCCAAATCAAGCGGCCAGATGCTGACTCAGGATGAAAATCTGGTTACGGTTGATCTGCAGGTTCAGTACCGCGTCGGTGACGCGCGTGATTACGTGCTGAATGTTCGTGATTCCAACCAGGCTCTGACGTTTGCGACCGACAGTGCATTGCGTCACGAGGTTGGCAGTTCAACTCTTGATGAGGTGCTCACTGAAGGTCGTGTAGAGCTGGCCGTTCGCGTTGAACAGCGCCTTCAGGGCTTCCTTAAAGAATACGGAACCGGTCTTCAAATTGTCCGTGTTAACCTTGAGAGCACGCAACCGCCCGCAGCGGTGCAGGATGCGTTCCGGGAAGTTCAGCGCGCTCGTGAGGATGAGCAGCGCGTCAAGGAAGAAGCAGAAACCTACCGTAACAAGGTGGTTCCTGAAGCTCGGGGCCAAGCACAGCGTGCGATTGAAGAGGCAAATGCCTACAAGCAGGCAGTGGTTGAGCGCTCTCGTGGTGAAACGGCTCGTTTCCTTGAGTTGCTGGCGGTCTATCAGATGGCGCCTGGTGTAACTCGCGAGCGTATGTACTTGGAAACGCTGGAAACCGTGCTGTCGAACAGCAGCAAGATTCTTGTGGACACCGAGAGCAGTGGCAACATGATGTATCTGCCGTTGGATCGACTCACCCAAGGTTCATCGTCACGGGGGGGCAATCAGTCGTCCGGAAGTGATGGCAGCCAAATGGACATTGAGAACCTGACCAATCAGTTGGTTCAGGAGTTGCGCACCAGGCAAGACACTAATACAAGAAGGAGCAGATAA
- the bioB gene encoding biotin synthase BioB, with protein sequence MTATALRHDWTLQEARSLLELPFNDLLFRAQSVHREHFDPNEVQISTLLSIKTGACPEDCKYCPQSGHYNTGLGKEKLLAVEKVVAEARAALEKGASRFCMGAAWRSPAAKDMPYVLDMVQQVKSLGLETCMTLGMLKPEQAAELADAGLDYYNHNLDTSEKYYSHIITTRTYQDRLDTLDNVRQAGMKVCCGGIMGMGEDEDDRVGLLVQLANLPHHPESVPVNMLVKVKGTPMENVEDLDPFEFIRVLAVARIMMPASHVRLSAGRESMNEQMQALCFLAGANSIFYGEKLLTTSNPEADADMALFRRLGIRPEQRQQCATEAQEEEAIAGDLEHEATRHMFYDATRESA encoded by the coding sequence ATGACTGCCACAGCATTACGCCACGACTGGACGCTTCAGGAAGCCAGATCACTTTTAGAGCTTCCTTTTAATGATTTGTTGTTCCGAGCTCAGTCGGTACACCGAGAGCATTTTGACCCCAATGAAGTGCAGATAAGCACCTTGCTGTCGATTAAAACCGGCGCTTGCCCGGAAGACTGCAAGTACTGTCCTCAGAGCGGTCATTACAACACTGGCCTGGGAAAGGAAAAGCTACTAGCGGTTGAAAAGGTAGTTGCGGAAGCCCGCGCTGCCCTGGAAAAAGGCGCTTCGCGCTTCTGTATGGGTGCGGCTTGGCGCAGCCCGGCGGCGAAGGATATGCCGTATGTGCTGGATATGGTTCAGCAGGTGAAATCCTTGGGCCTGGAAACCTGCATGACTCTGGGGATGCTGAAGCCGGAGCAGGCGGCAGAACTGGCAGACGCTGGGCTTGATTACTACAACCATAATCTTGACACCTCTGAGAAGTATTACAGCCACATCATTACCACGCGTACCTATCAGGATAGGCTGGATACCCTAGATAACGTGCGCCAGGCCGGCATGAAGGTATGCTGCGGCGGCATTATGGGGATGGGCGAGGATGAAGATGACCGAGTGGGTTTGCTGGTTCAGCTGGCGAACCTGCCGCATCACCCGGAAAGTGTCCCGGTGAATATGCTGGTGAAGGTGAAGGGCACGCCCATGGAAAATGTGGAGGATCTGGATCCGTTTGAGTTTATCCGCGTTCTTGCGGTTGCTCGGATCATGATGCCCGCTTCTCATGTGCGGCTTTCGGCAGGTAGGGAGTCGATGAATGAGCAGATGCAGGCGTTGTGTTTCCTGGCGGGTGCGAATTCTATTTTCTACGGCGAGAAGCTGCTGACCACGTCGAATCCGGAGGCGGATGCGGATATGGCTTTGTTCCGTCGTTTGGGTATTCGGCCGGAGCAGCGCCAGCAGTGCGCGACTGAGGCGCAGGAAGAAGAGGCCATTGCCGGCGATTTGGAGCATGAAGCAACGCGACATATGTTTTATGACGCTACTCGGGAATCTGCTTAG
- a CDS encoding NAD(P)/FAD-dependent oxidoreductase yields the protein MTSDFLEVDTAVIGAGVVGLAVARRLAQAGKDVIVLEAEDRFGEGISSRNSEVIHAGIYYPKNSLKARLCVEGRRQLYDYCESRKVGYRKCGKWIIAANEAQNSMLEGIQSHAAANGVPLALMDGDAIARELSEVNASAGLWSPETGIVDTHGLMLALLGELEDAGGSLALRSPVERVESAGGAHTLQVAGSSPCRLRARNLVNAAGLGAVTLTRSWAGLPEDQKPTQWFARGVYFSYSGRHPFNNLIYPVPEPGGLGVHLTLDLAGQARFGPDVEWIEREDYSVDPERVHAFAAGIRQWWPSLDIERLQPAYAGIRPKLTGAGGGFFDFRVDGPEEHGVPGLVNLFGIESPGLTSCLAIADLVKTKLA from the coding sequence GTGACAAGCGATTTTCTGGAAGTGGATACCGCTGTGATCGGGGCCGGCGTCGTTGGGCTCGCGGTGGCGCGAAGGCTTGCTCAAGCTGGCAAAGATGTGATTGTTCTGGAGGCAGAAGACCGCTTTGGTGAAGGCATCTCGTCACGCAACAGTGAGGTTATTCATGCCGGGATCTACTACCCAAAGAACTCCCTGAAAGCCCGCCTTTGCGTGGAGGGCCGCAGGCAGTTGTACGACTACTGCGAAAGTCGAAAAGTAGGGTATCGAAAGTGCGGAAAATGGATCATCGCAGCCAATGAAGCACAAAACTCGATGCTTGAAGGTATTCAGTCGCACGCGGCGGCCAATGGTGTCCCTCTTGCTCTGATGGATGGTGATGCCATCGCCCGGGAGCTGTCTGAAGTGAATGCAAGCGCTGGGCTCTGGTCGCCGGAAACCGGCATTGTGGATACCCATGGCCTTATGCTTGCGCTACTCGGTGAATTAGAAGATGCGGGAGGCTCGCTCGCGCTGCGTTCGCCGGTTGAGCGTGTAGAATCGGCTGGGGGTGCTCACACATTGCAGGTCGCTGGTTCATCACCATGCCGGCTTAGGGCTCGGAATCTGGTTAATGCGGCGGGGTTAGGTGCAGTTACGCTGACCCGAAGCTGGGCGGGGCTCCCGGAGGATCAGAAACCGACGCAGTGGTTTGCCCGGGGCGTCTATTTTAGCTACAGCGGTCGCCATCCTTTCAACAACCTGATCTATCCGGTTCCCGAGCCTGGTGGTCTGGGGGTTCACCTCACGCTTGATCTTGCCGGCCAAGCGCGCTTTGGCCCGGATGTTGAGTGGATCGAACGGGAGGATTACAGCGTTGATCCCGAGCGGGTGCACGCCTTTGCTGCCGGTATTCGGCAATGGTGGCCAAGCCTGGACATTGAGCGCCTACAGCCCGCTTATGCCGGCATCCGGCCGAAGCTAACAGGTGCCGGTGGAGGCTTTTTTGATTTCAGGGTAGATGGCCCAGAGGAGCACGGTGTTCCGGGGCTGGTGAACCTTTTTGGTATTGAGTCGCCGGGGCTAACCTCTTGCCTAGCAATTGCTGATCTGGTGAAGACTAAGCTGGCTTAA